One window of Thermocoleostomius sinensis A174 genomic DNA carries:
- a CDS encoding pyridoxal phosphate-dependent aminotransferase produces MQRVQSPIIPIVGDLIRQVPGTISLGQGVVYYGPPPQAIEQITQFLSDPNHHKYQAVQGIPALIELIATKLKTENGIAIDGTNQIMVTAGSNMGFVNAVLAIADPGDEIILPTPYYFNHEMAIRMANCQPVLVPTDDQYQLRLDIIQQAITPRTKAIVTVSPNNPTGVVYPAADLQAVNYLCREQGLYHIHDAAYEYFTYDGASAFSPGAIANSSEYTISLFSLSKAYGFASWRIGYMVIPTHLLEAIMKIQDTIAICAPVISQYAALGALQAGVGYCRQKLESIEQVRRHCLQQLATIQDICTVPPAEGAFYVLLQVHSNMPPLQLVKRLIQDYQVAVIPGTAFGIVGCYLRIAYGALQQETAVAGIGRFVKGLRELVPTAPLASD; encoded by the coding sequence ATGCAACGAGTGCAATCTCCCATCATTCCGATTGTGGGAGACCTGATTCGTCAAGTCCCTGGAACAATTTCCTTGGGGCAAGGGGTGGTGTACTACGGGCCGCCACCGCAAGCGATCGAACAAATCACTCAGTTCTTGTCTGACCCTAATCATCACAAATATCAAGCAGTACAGGGAATCCCCGCCCTAATCGAGTTGATTGCCACTAAGCTCAAAACCGAGAATGGTATTGCCATTGACGGCACAAACCAGATCATGGTGACAGCGGGCAGCAATATGGGCTTTGTCAATGCGGTGCTGGCCATTGCCGATCCAGGGGATGAGATTATCTTACCAACGCCGTATTATTTCAACCACGAAATGGCGATCCGCATGGCCAACTGTCAGCCTGTGTTGGTGCCCACAGACGATCAGTATCAACTGCGTCTAGATATCATCCAACAAGCGATTACGCCACGCACCAAGGCAATCGTCACGGTTTCGCCCAACAATCCCACTGGCGTTGTTTATCCAGCAGCGGACCTACAAGCAGTAAATTATCTCTGTCGTGAGCAGGGGCTTTACCACATTCACGATGCCGCTTACGAATACTTTACCTATGATGGGGCCTCTGCCTTCTCTCCCGGGGCGATCGCCAACAGCAGCGAGTACACCATTTCCTTATTTAGCCTCTCCAAAGCTTATGGATTTGCCAGTTGGCGGATTGGGTACATGGTGATTCCTACTCACTTGTTGGAAGCCATCATGAAAATTCAAGACACGATCGCCATTTGTGCCCCGGTAATATCGCAGTATGCCGCCTTGGGAGCTTTGCAAGCGGGTGTGGGCTACTGTCGGCAAAAGCTAGAATCGATCGAGCAGGTGCGGCGACATTGCCTTCAGCAATTGGCAACCATTCAAGACATTTGCACGGTTCCACCAGCCGAGGGTGCATTTTATGTTTTGCTGCAAGTTCACTCAAACATGCCCCCCTTGCAACTAGTAAAACGGTTGATACAAGACTATCAGGTGGCGGTTATTCCCGGCACGGCGTTTGGCATCGTGGGGTGTTATCTGCGCATTGCCTATGGTGCGCTACAACAGGAAACTGCTGTGGCAGGAATTGGGCGATTCGTTAAAGGATTACGAGAACTGGTTCCAACTGCCCCCCTTGCCTCTGACTAA
- a CDS encoding J domain-containing protein yields the protein MARPSNLAQYYQQLELPTNATVQQVKEAYRRLAKQYHPDLNPGDRWAAEQFLRIQQAYEMLITALEQAGTHSTHDRSDQEQEQASPRSTRVKVHVKKSADRATSSAAAKLSPDQERLKQRVLSQIHRLLRHQQWQQAIYYAEDLAARFPQQPDVCRMLAKAYHGRALYLIDRRKYEEARPYLQKASKTDRHNRQLWQDINRAYQRIERGMGL from the coding sequence ATGGCACGTCCCTCCAATTTGGCTCAATACTATCAGCAGTTGGAATTACCTACCAATGCCACCGTGCAGCAGGTCAAAGAAGCCTATCGACGATTGGCAAAGCAGTATCATCCGGATCTAAATCCGGGCGATCGTTGGGCAGCGGAGCAGTTTTTGCGCATTCAGCAAGCCTATGAAATGTTGATCACTGCTCTAGAGCAAGCAGGGACCCATTCCACCCACGATCGATCTGACCAAGAACAGGAGCAAGCCTCGCCTCGCTCAACCCGCGTTAAGGTGCATGTTAAAAAGTCAGCCGATCGAGCCACCAGTTCAGCGGCTGCTAAGCTTTCCCCTGACCAAGAACGTCTTAAACAACGAGTATTAAGCCAAATTCATCGGCTATTGCGCCATCAGCAGTGGCAACAAGCAATCTATTATGCAGAAGACTTAGCCGCTCGCTTTCCCCAGCAACCTGACGTGTGCCGCATGTTGGCCAAGGCTTATCATGGTCGTGCCCTGTATTTGATCGATCGCCGCAAATATGAAGAAGCCCGTCCTTATTTACAGAAAGCGAGCAAAACCGATCGCCATAATCGCCAGCTTTGGCAAGATATCAATCGAGCCTATCAGCGCATTGAACGGGGGATGGGATTGTAG
- a CDS encoding phosphatidate cytidylyltransferase, whose amino-acid sequence MPLSRVFSAIVAIVLALGMTFLGGWYFTLCFGVIVYLGQQEYFSLVRAKGIAPAAKTTLVVSQILLITATLSPALTDAVMPVAGTFICFYLLFQPKLATIADISASILGLFYGGYLPSYWVRLRAIGSAEVSNLPLGGYFPTEIPTLHSLSTGLITTLLAFGCIWAADIGAYVFGKLFGRTRLTDISPKKTVEGAVFGVLGSVTVATIGAWYLGWAGWPLSGMALGLLIGIASLLGDLTESMMKRDAGVKDSGQLIPGHGGILDRADSYVFTAPLVYYFVTLLLPLLPQ is encoded by the coding sequence ATGCCATTGTCTCGTGTCTTCAGTGCTATTGTTGCGATCGTCCTTGCTTTAGGGATGACGTTTCTGGGCGGCTGGTATTTCACCCTTTGTTTTGGTGTCATTGTTTATTTGGGACAACAGGAGTATTTCTCGTTGGTGCGAGCGAAGGGCATTGCGCCAGCGGCCAAAACCACCCTGGTGGTCAGCCAAATTTTGCTGATCACTGCCACTTTGTCTCCGGCCCTCACCGATGCCGTCATGCCCGTAGCTGGAACCTTCATCTGCTTCTATTTGCTGTTTCAGCCTAAATTAGCCACGATCGCCGACATTTCCGCTTCAATTTTGGGCTTGTTCTACGGTGGCTATCTGCCTAGCTATTGGGTACGATTGCGGGCGATCGGCAGTGCAGAGGTGAGCAATTTACCCTTGGGCGGCTATTTCCCAACCGAGATACCCACTTTACACTCGTTATCCACGGGACTGATCACAACGCTTTTGGCGTTTGGCTGCATTTGGGCCGCCGATATTGGCGCGTATGTGTTCGGCAAGCTGTTTGGACGCACTCGTTTAACCGATATTAGTCCCAAAAAAACTGTCGAAGGAGCGGTGTTTGGTGTTTTGGGCAGTGTGACGGTAGCCACGATCGGAGCGTGGTATTTGGGTTGGGCTGGGTGGCCGCTCAGCGGCATGGCTTTAGGGTTGCTAATTGGCATCGCTAGTTTGTTGGGCGATCTGACCGAGTCCATGATGAAGCGTGACGCAGGCGTTAAAGACTCTGGGCAATTAATTCCGGGGCATGGCGGCATTCTCGATCGGGCAGATAGCTATGTGTTTACGGCTCCACTGGTTTACTACTTTGTTACGTTGTTGTTGCCGCTGTTACCTCAGTAA
- a CDS encoding Ppx/GppA phosphatase family protein: MVNVIYSGNEPFLSPIVNDNRERTLAAIDVGTNSIHMAVVKIQPSIPAFSIVDREKATVRLGDRDRRTGRLTTEAIDRAIAALKRCQEIAKSHGAEDIIAVATSAVREAPNGHAFLHQVERETGLIIDLISGQEEARRIYLGVLSGMEFNQQPHVIVDIGGGSTELILGDGHEPRTLSSTKVGAVRLSREYVNTDPISSSEFHYLQAYVRGMLERSAEDVLAHLQPDETPRLVGTSGTIETLAMIHAREKLGMVPAPLNGYEFSLRDLREIVNRLRKLNYAERAAIPGMSDRRSEIIVAGAVILQEAMSLLGCESIVICERALREGVVVDWMITHGLIEDRLRYQGSVRQRSVIRIAQKYQVNLTHAERVAAFALSLFDQTQGKLHQWGPEERELLWAAAILHNAGHFISHSAHHKHSYYLIRNGELLGYTEIEVETIANLARYHRKTGPKKKHESYRNISSKKHRRVVEQLSPLLRLAVALDRRQIGAVESIRCEYVDNERKLYLHLQPANPQDDCALERWSLGLKQDSFEAEYNVKLVPILDTAESADRSEWRVELEA, from the coding sequence ATGGTCAATGTAATTTATTCCGGAAACGAGCCGTTTCTTTCTCCCATTGTGAATGACAATCGCGAGCGCACCCTTGCGGCAATCGACGTCGGTACGAATTCCATCCACATGGCCGTTGTCAAAATTCAACCCAGCATTCCTGCCTTTTCGATTGTCGATCGCGAAAAAGCGACGGTTCGGTTGGGCGATCGCGATCGTCGCACCGGGCGCCTTACCACAGAAGCCATCGATCGGGCCATTGCAGCCCTCAAGCGCTGTCAGGAAATTGCCAAAAGCCATGGAGCCGAAGACATCATAGCGGTGGCCACCAGTGCCGTTCGAGAAGCCCCAAATGGTCATGCCTTTCTGCATCAGGTGGAACGAGAAACCGGGCTGATTATTGATTTAATTTCGGGGCAGGAAGAAGCTCGACGCATCTACTTGGGCGTGTTGTCGGGCATGGAGTTCAATCAACAACCCCATGTCATTGTAGATATTGGCGGTGGTTCCACGGAATTGATCTTAGGAGATGGGCATGAACCGCGCACGCTTAGCAGCACCAAGGTGGGAGCTGTGCGACTATCTAGGGAATATGTCAACACCGACCCAATCAGCAGCAGCGAGTTTCACTATCTGCAAGCCTATGTGAGAGGAATGCTAGAGCGATCGGCAGAGGATGTGCTGGCGCATTTGCAGCCGGATGAAACGCCGCGCTTAGTTGGAACATCGGGCACGATCGAAACCTTGGCTATGATTCATGCCCGCGAGAAATTGGGCATGGTGCCTGCCCCGTTAAATGGCTACGAATTTAGCCTAAGAGATCTGCGCGAGATTGTAAACCGTTTGCGTAAGCTCAACTACGCGGAACGGGCTGCCATTCCGGGTATGTCCGATCGCCGCTCTGAAATCATTGTGGCCGGGGCGGTGATTTTGCAAGAAGCAATGTCCTTGCTTGGCTGCGAAAGTATTGTGATTTGCGAGCGGGCCTTGCGCGAAGGCGTCGTAGTGGATTGGATGATTACCCACGGACTCATTGAAGACCGCTTACGCTATCAGGGGTCTGTGCGGCAGCGGAGCGTGATTCGCATTGCCCAGAAATATCAGGTGAACCTCACTCATGCTGAACGAGTTGCTGCCTTTGCGCTGAGTCTGTTTGACCAAACTCAAGGTAAGTTGCACCAGTGGGGCCCGGAAGAGCGCGAATTGCTGTGGGCAGCGGCCATCCTACACAATGCTGGTCATTTCATTAGCCACTCTGCGCATCACAAACATTCCTACTACCTGATTCGCAACGGTGAACTGTTGGGTTACACCGAAATCGAGGTCGAAACGATCGCCAATTTGGCCCGCTATCACCGTAAAACCGGTCCTAAAAAGAAGCACGAATCTTATCGCAACATCAGCAGCAAAAAGCATCGACGTGTTGTAGAGCAATTGAGTCCACTGTTGCGGTTGGCGGTAGCGCTCGATCGACGACAAATTGGTGCCGTTGAATCAATTCGGTGTGAGTATGTGGACAATGAGCGCAAGTTATATTTACACCTCCAGCCAGCCAATCCTCAAGACGATTGTGCGCTGGAACGGTGGAGCCTCGGACTGAAGCAAGACAGCTTTGAAGCCGAATACAACGTGAAGCTAGTTCCCATTCTAGATACTGCCGAGTCAGCCGATCGCTCGGAATGGCGGGTTGAGTTGGAAGCTTAA